From Nymphalis io chromosome 29, ilAglIoxx1.1, whole genome shotgun sequence:
aaaaaaaaaatcggccaAAATGGTGTCCGCGACACCACGACTTACACGTTTGTGACCCCTATAAAGAAGGGGTTGAGTATCGCtggtctagtctgttagcaatGTTTAAGATTTTGTTGGAGAACTAATCAAGAACAGTATTATACATACAGCAAAGCTATTAGAAAATTgcgtggaatatgtaaatctaaggtttgtttatcttaactCCTCGAGCTattggaataaaatataatgaacttaaaaatcaaaactaCCTTCAAAAATACGAACTGTTTTGGGAATAAAAATACGTCTAAGTTTACTTTGCCGGTCAGTTGTGGTACACTCAGAATTGACTGACTCGTGACACGCTATTCTGATCCGTGTATTCTtcaaatgtcataattattatagacaatgtcgcatatcacgttCGGATGATTCACGATCGTGTTGTGTTGagctttccgtcttaacgtggagcgccaccGGATCACTTTCGCATGCTTagcgtgacgctctgacggccggcccgccattatatgcgggcctccattctctagggagggttcTCAGGGTACTGGGAACCTCCCTAGTCCCGGCGGCGTCTATtgtggcggagggagaaggtgcgcatagcgcctctttCTTCTTCCCAGTCTTTTCCGGCGGAGCGGGTCTGCAGTGGCATCTTCTTCCCGCTACCGCTCCGCGGCCACCTTCTGCGACATACACTATCACAGAAGAAAAACATCACCGACCAGCACccctcgcttccgagcatcgctgATGATGCTCGGAAATGAGAGGTCTCTGCCGAAAATCGCTGCCAGCCTGAatgagagcgtgcctcgtttcattttgacccagcgactcaagtggggacgtaccgcctccactgtcgccaggcctgccgtGGGGGACCCCGGTTCCTCCTTCCATTGGGTGATCAGGGCCTGCTGGGCTAGAGTCCTGATCCGCCAgacctccgccgaccctggacggtcgccgcgttCCCTCGCCTCGTCCCGGAAGCTGTACacctccgcgagcacctccgcctggagttcccagggtggATCGCCCGTGAGGAGGGTCGCCGCTGTCCAGGACACCGTGCGATACCCCTTGATCGCCCTCACCGCTATGGCCCTCTGCCGCTATCCCCTGGATcaccgctatgaccctctgccgcagagggtcatagtGGTGATCCAGGGGATAGCGGGGATCATCCGTAGGAAGGCTCTGTTTTGTGTGGTGAGTGCGTCCACACATATCTGGGtaccgtacagtgccatcgacctcactacacCGGCATGGCGATCCCGATTCTCCCACGTTGGGTAGCAGGCGGCCTAAGGCGGTGGCGGCATTgacgagcttcgggccgagttgcacgaaaagctgcccgaagctccatcgcCCGTCTAGGATCAAGCCCAGGTAtttcatctgggcctgcaccgcGATCACTGACCCGTAGACCGTGGAAGAGGAAGGCCTCCGTTTTGGATATAGAGACCctcaggcccagcatttccatTCGGTCCACGGTGAGAGTTGTCCCGACCTCGGTCAAGCGGGGCGCCTCCTGAAAGTTCCGCCCCGTCGCggtgatgagggtgtcgtctGCGTAACACAACAATGTATAAATAGTATGGGGGATACTATTAAAGATTCCCCTATTCTAACCTTGCCCAGGTCCTGACTCTTAAATGATAAGACCCGTCAATATTCCAGGTTCCCCAACAGCCGTACACTTCGGCGCAAGTGGTTAGACGCGTTCACGCCATCAGAGAAAGTGACCATCGATTCGGTGGTATGCAGTCGCCACTTCCTGGAGGGCGAGTACGAGCTGGTGAGGGGCAAGAAGCGGTTGAAGGCGAAAGTGGTACCTAGCGTGTTCAATGACGTaagtattatgatatatattttttatattatagaatagatattaataaaattacctttttagtaatttattttacgatCATTTTTCCGATTATTGTTAAACTATTTAGTGTTTATGGTTTTTTCaagtgcctcgttggtctagtggctagatataaagccgcagatccTGAGGTCCTAGGCTCAAAGCCCAGGTTGGGCCGATAAAATTTTAcggggtttttctgtcgaagaataGCAGCCCAGTTTGTAAGTTGGAAGTTTGAACACTCCAGTACATCAGACGTAAATACTTTCTTGCATATCCTGCgtctgaactttttccggttgTGTATCGtggattatgagattgagggaatagagagtgcacctgtatttgcgcacacactggCCTAATCTTGCGATTGGTTGTCTCATTTATTATAGAGTTCAACTAAATATTATGAAtcgattattttttgttttcgagGGGTTTACTTCCCGTTTGGTCGCATgtaagtttgaaaaaaaaaaacctctaaaGGCGATAAAATAGAATCAAAATTATctgttttctattaaatattcaaacacataattattaattattctccTCTTTACAGGATAAAGCGATATCATCGAAAAACATTGATTCAACAAATGATTCggacaaaaacaaagaaattccCGCCAAAACGAAAGACAACTGTACCACagataaaggaaaaaaaacgaAGAGCCATAAAAAAGATGTAAAAACGCCAGCCAGTACAAACAGTGAATTGTGTAATAGTATTGTTAGAAGGTAAGCTAATATTGATTCCAAtggcatattatttttttatatatcttaaaacgTCGGAATTGCATGACTTTAGTTAGGTTACTTTGTTTTCTATACAATAATACAGTCAATGTAGCGTCACGCTCACTTTATTGTAATAGGTTTGTATACCGGCATATAGGCCACTTGATAGGATGCGATcaccatatttttattaatctgtgtcaatattaaaaataaaatcattagaaATAATGGACTCAACtctttaacataaatatgttttcttttCAACAGAACAGATCCCAGCACAACAGCCATCGATTCAGAAGCGAATAATGATATAGAAGACGTTATAACTAACTAtcacataaaacaaataaggCCATTGAACAAACACAGGAAAATTAATGACATGGACAGCGGTCAATTGGAAAATACAGTTCAAAATGATATATTGAAGCAAACGAAGACCAGAGAAACGGCAACACAGGATCAGGACTGTGGATTTGAAAATGGGGAGACGGATGTTATTGATGTTGATAATTTACATGAACCTGTTTTCGTTGAAATGGACGTTGATAACGGTGGGTGGAGATTTATTGGATCTCTTGTAAACATTGCATAGCGCTGTCTCTTtccgtcattattgatttgacatttgaaagaagaagatgcAGTATTGTTATACTGGTCACCcgttaaatatcatttataattaaggttatatgtgttttatttaaatacatatgtattttttttaatttattttgaataggGAGGCGGATTGGCTAATGGGTTGTCTAATGATAAGTAATCATAACCAACCAATAGACCAAGCTtgggaaataaaatgtttcctgTAATTTTCCTTGTGCTTGTGTTGTTTtgtgtgtagttacactggctcactcacccttcaaaccgaaacactattataagtatttttgtttgtcggtagaatatctgatgaaagcatgttacctacccagaaagGTAGAACAAAGACCGATAATCAAATACAATGTTGTTACCATTCTTtcatttgctatttttttagtTGTGTACTTGACTGCCCCGTTGGTCTATTGGCTTGGTGTAAggacagacccggaggtcctgggttcaattctcatgTTGagccaatttatatatatttttttagtttaacaaAATGTGTAACGTCTAAATCTAACTTCAATGTCATTTATCAGAAATTGATGATGAGCCGTCTACCCGAGATTGTCTGATGCTGCTCGAGTGTATAGAGTGCGTTGTGGACCCCAACAGCCTCATGTTCCAGGACAATGATCTCGAGGCCAACGCGGATAGCAGCTCGGATGTTGTGGATTTGGGGGAGAAGTAAGTTAGTTGAGTACGATGGGAGCTGAGAGATTTTTTCCTTATGTCCTCAACTAATGTTTAATCTATAAAACAGTCACAACTAATATGGATACCAGCTTCTCACTAAGGAATGTGAAAATCGTTAATTGTTTAAtactattgattaattaaaataccggTACTTTTCCTTTCTGTTGAGaaatatcatttcatttcattttattaaaaattttataactatataatattgggGGCATATAATAGAAACTTTTAAGCGTATTGTGTTGTTATGACTGTACATAGATTGATTAGGTATGGTCagcatgataaatatttttgtaaaaatgtttctatatataaaaactttaaactttGTCGTAAAGTGCgtgtttgatttattaaaaaaataataataatttacagaaaAGAAGATCCGATAAGCCTTTTAACGTCGAGCGACGAAGACGAAGTCATAATCGAGGAGCCGCACATCGACACAGTCGAAGTGTCCGACGAAACCGACGAAGACGACATGCCGCTCGTGAAACTAGTCGACAAGAGGCCGAAGAAATCCAAAAAGACGAAATCGAAATCCAAAACAAAATCTAAATCGAAAACGAAATCGAAATCCGAGCACGCGTCCGAACATAGCCCAGAGAAAATCATGTGGGGGTTATACGAATACTATTGCGTCGAATGCCATTTTCGGACCACAAGCAAATCCGAATTCAAGAAACACGCAACAGAACACCCGACTGTTATACAAATATGCCAAATGTGTGGTTACACGACGGCCAGCAAGGCGCAATTCGCTCGACACAAACGAAAACACCTAGACGATAAGAAATTCAAGTGCCATTTATGTGATTATAAAGCTAGACA
This genomic window contains:
- the LOC126779516 gene encoding RE1-silencing transcription factor B-like, coding for MVKICCVDSCNDTKDDVTYFKFPNSRTLRRKWLDAFTPSEKVTIDSVVCSRHFLEGEYELVRGKKRLKAKVVPSVFNDDKAISSKNIDSTNDSDKNKEIPAKTKDNCTTDKGKKTKSHKKDVKTPASTNSELCNSIVRRTDPSTTAIDSEANNDIEDVITNYHIKQIRPLNKHRKINDMDSGQLENTVQNDILKQTKTRETATQDQDCGFENGETDVIDVDNLHEPVFVEMDVDNEIDDEPSTRDCLMLLECIECVVDPNSLMFQDNDLEANADSSSDVVDLGEKKEDPISLLTSSDEDEVIIEEPHIDTVEVSDETDEDDMPLVKLVDKRPKKSKKTKSKSKTKSKSKTKSKSEHASEHSPEKIMWGLYEYYCVECHFRTTSKSEFKKHATEHPTVIQICQMCGYTTASKAQFARHKRKHLDDKKFKCHLCDYKARHNMSLIYHLKSHDSVRIVNAKRGFRCEKCNFQSDVKTSLLKHIRLCTTDSKKYVCDKCSYETKRKSDLSRHKMRRHKEANEEGDDDYVPP